One genomic region from Hoeflea algicola encodes:
- a CDS encoding Gfo/Idh/MocA family protein — MPEKVKVLVVGLGNMGASHASAYHRNPGFEIVGLMSRTIKSKAVPDELKGYPLYEDYDEALKVAKPDAVSINSWPNSHAEFAIKAMNAGAHVFMEKPIATNIADAEAVVKLAREKNKKLVLGYILRVHPSWMKFIELGKTLGKPLVMRLNLNQQSSGPAWTWHKNLIDSLIPIVDCGVHYVDVMCQLTGAKPVRVHGIGASLWEEADKPNYGHLHVTFDDGSVGWYEAGWGPMMSEVAYFVKDVVGPKGAVSIVPNPKQTKENLSDSADIDQHTKTDAIRYHHAEVDADKNFAREDEIMTMTDEPGHQDLCDREQAFFLKAIQEDIDLGESMDAAVNSLRIVLAAEQSINEKRVIELD; from the coding sequence ATGCCTGAAAAGGTCAAGGTTCTGGTTGTCGGTCTGGGCAACATGGGCGCTTCGCATGCAAGCGCGTATCATCGCAACCCGGGCTTCGAGATTGTCGGGCTGATGAGCCGCACAATCAAGTCGAAGGCGGTGCCCGACGAACTCAAGGGCTATCCGCTTTATGAGGATTACGACGAAGCGCTGAAGGTCGCGAAGCCGGATGCCGTCTCGATCAATTCCTGGCCTAATTCGCACGCCGAGTTCGCCATCAAGGCGATGAATGCCGGTGCCCATGTGTTCATGGAAAAGCCAATTGCCACCAATATAGCCGATGCCGAAGCGGTGGTGAAACTGGCTCGCGAGAAGAACAAGAAGCTGGTGCTGGGCTATATCCTGCGGGTTCACCCGAGCTGGATGAAGTTCATCGAACTTGGCAAGACACTCGGCAAGCCGCTGGTGATGCGGCTCAATCTCAATCAGCAGAGCAGCGGCCCGGCATGGACCTGGCACAAGAATCTGATCGACAGCCTGATTCCGATCGTCGATTGCGGCGTTCATTATGTCGACGTCATGTGCCAGCTCACGGGCGCCAAGCCGGTGCGCGTGCACGGCATCGGCGCGAGCCTCTGGGAAGAGGCCGACAAGCCCAATTACGGGCACTTGCACGTCACTTTCGACGACGGCTCGGTCGGCTGGTACGAGGCCGGCTGGGGTCCGATGATGAGCGAAGTCGCCTATTTCGTGAAGGATGTCGTCGGTCCCAAGGGCGCTGTCTCGATTGTCCCCAATCCCAAGCAGACCAAGGAAAATCTGTCGGATTCGGCCGATATCGACCAGCACACCAAGACCGATGCGATCCGCTACCACCATGCAGAGGTTGACGCGGACAAGAATTTCGCCCGCGAGGACGAAATCATGACCATGACCGATGAGCCTGGTCATCAGGACCTCTGCGACCGCGAGCAGGCATTTTTCCTCAAGGCGATACAGGAAGACATTGATCTCGGCGAATCCATGGATGCGGCGGTCAACAGCCTGCGCATCGTTCTGGCTGCCGAACAATCAATCAACGAAAAACGCGTGATCGAACTGGATTAA
- a CDS encoding amidohydrolase/deacetylase family metallohydrolase yields the protein MSQSAAGEGYDLVLKGGRVLDERNGVDGVFDVAIKAGKVAAIGASLQPGTARVEDLSGCIVAPGLMDIHTHVYHKATSLSVDPGMIARRSALTAMVDAGSAGAGNYDGFRDYVMNQSPYKIFAFLNISFPGIFGFDKGVSIGEARIREMLPVDRCVAKIEANRDRIVGVKVRIGGPVTGDLGLGALEVALEAAEAVGLPLMTHIGTAPPSYGDVVSMLRPGDILTHCFRPDPNSAVGSDGKVIPEVRAARERGVLFDIAHGMGAFGYETTERALEDGFLPDLISSDVHVIAVEGPGFDLLHTMSKLLNCGLTLPDVIGMSTSRPALAIRHPELGHLGVGAAADITVLRQVDSNYVFEDVVGATRPGVTLLQPVAVYLDGKEMEIGRRPFEEPFTLGSHCGHDHHKEEAAE from the coding sequence ATGAGTCAGTCGGCAGCCGGCGAAGGCTACGATCTCGTCTTGAAGGGCGGCCGCGTTCTCGATGAACGCAACGGCGTCGACGGCGTGTTCGATGTGGCAATCAAGGCGGGCAAGGTAGCTGCGATCGGCGCATCGCTGCAACCGGGGACCGCCCGTGTGGAAGATCTCAGCGGGTGCATCGTCGCGCCCGGTCTGATGGATATTCATACTCATGTTTACCACAAGGCGACCTCGTTGAGCGTTGATCCGGGCATGATCGCGCGGCGTTCCGCGCTGACGGCGATGGTTGATGCCGGTAGCGCAGGGGCCGGCAATTATGATGGTTTTCGCGACTATGTGATGAACCAGTCGCCTTACAAGATATTTGCTTTTCTCAATATTTCCTTCCCCGGCATTTTCGGCTTCGACAAGGGGGTGTCGATCGGTGAGGCGCGGATCCGCGAAATGCTGCCGGTTGACCGCTGTGTGGCCAAGATCGAGGCCAATCGCGACCGTATTGTTGGTGTCAAGGTCCGCATCGGCGGCCCGGTGACGGGTGACCTGGGGCTTGGTGCGTTGGAAGTGGCGCTGGAGGCTGCCGAGGCTGTCGGCCTTCCGTTGATGACCCATATCGGCACCGCACCGCCAAGCTATGGCGACGTCGTCTCGATGCTGCGCCCCGGCGATATCCTGACCCATTGTTTCCGCCCCGATCCGAATTCTGCCGTTGGCAGTGACGGCAAGGTGATACCCGAAGTGCGCGCGGCGCGCGAACGCGGCGTGCTGTTTGATATCGCCCATGGCATGGGCGCTTTTGGCTACGAGACCACCGAACGGGCGCTTGAGGATGGCTTTCTGCCCGACCTGATTTCCTCCGATGTTCATGTCATCGCTGTTGAGGGCCCGGGCTTTGATTTGCTGCACACGATGAGCAAGCTGCTCAATTGCGGACTGACGTTGCCCGACGTGATCGGCATGTCGACGAGCCGGCCGGCACTGGCCATCAGGCACCCCGAACTCGGCCATCTCGGCGTTGGCGCTGCGGCCGATATTACCGTGCTCCGTCAGGTCGACAGCAACTATGTTTTTGAGGATGTCGTCGGCGCCACACGCCCCGGCGTGACGCTGTTGCAGCCGGTCGCGGTCTATCTGGACGGCAAGGAGATGGAAATCGGTCGGCGCCCGTTCGAGGAGCCATTCACCCTGGGCAGCCACTGCGGGCACGATCACCACAAAGAGGAAGCGGCGGAATGA
- a CDS encoding SDR family oxidoreductase codes for MTRPFEGKTVAITGAAGGIGQWLCRFFGAEGATIAAIDVSERVNDLVDVLGKDGIKVIPAIANIASVDQVKTAFAGFGEVHVLINNAGISRHHTLASTDPAGWNEDIAANLNGAYACTHAVLPQMVERRGGCIVSVGSVNGLSALGDPAYSAAKAGIIAMTKAIAMEYGRHGIRANCVLPGTVRTPIWDDRKAKDPDVLKQLERWYPLGRIVEPDEVAKVIAFLASDAASAVTGAAIPVDCGLTAGNIVMTRELTLEEF; via the coding sequence ATGACCCGACCATTCGAAGGCAAGACCGTCGCCATCACCGGTGCGGCCGGCGGCATTGGCCAATGGCTCTGCCGCTTCTTCGGCGCAGAAGGGGCGACCATCGCGGCCATTGACGTGAGCGAACGCGTCAACGATCTGGTTGACGTGCTCGGCAAGGACGGGATCAAGGTTATCCCGGCGATCGCCAATATTGCCTCTGTCGACCAGGTCAAGACCGCCTTTGCCGGTTTTGGCGAGGTTCATGTCCTCATCAACAATGCCGGTATTTCACGCCATCACACGCTGGCCTCCACAGATCCAGCGGGTTGGAACGAGGACATCGCAGCTAATCTCAATGGCGCCTATGCCTGCACCCACGCGGTGTTGCCGCAGATGGTTGAACGGCGCGGGGGCTGCATTGTCAGTGTTGGCTCGGTGAACGGTCTGTCGGCGCTGGGCGATCCTGCCTACAGCGCGGCCAAGGCCGGCATCATCGCCATGACCAAGGCGATCGCCATGGAATATGGCCGCCACGGCATTCGCGCCAATTGCGTGCTGCCGGGAACGGTGCGCACGCCGATCTGGGACGACCGCAAGGCCAAGGATCCCGACGTGCTGAAGCAGCTCGAACGCTGGTATCCGCTGGGCCGTATCGTCGAGCCCGACGAGGTCGCCAAGGTGATCGCGTTCCTGGCTTCCGACGCAGCCAGTGCCGTCACCGGTGCGGCCATACCCGTCGATTGCGGGCTGACCGCCGGAAACATCGTCATGACGCGCGAATTGACGCTCGAGGAATTCTAG
- a CDS encoding Gfo/Idh/MocA family protein, with protein MDRLRIGIIGLGWFGEIHAETIAGVANLELAALCTRTPERLAEMGEKFGVKKLYRDYHDMLADPNIDAVSICTMWDQHREPAIAALKAGKHVFLEKPIASTVEDGLAITEASKSAKGILYIGHIVRFNPRYRMAKQAIDEGRIGKIVALSSRRNIPAAWTPTILDKIGPIVGDAIHDTDIMLWFTGQRIVSAYAQTVDVRGLKHPDIGQTMYRFADGASATLETVWCMPEKTPFDIDERMSIIGTEGIIHVQDTFPNLGIVDGDRLHSPDTTYWPMFEGVRGGALRDEFTYFATCALDGKEVTIGTPEDATAALEATLAAEESARTGNVVRIG; from the coding sequence ATGGATCGTTTGCGAATTGGGATTATCGGTCTTGGCTGGTTCGGCGAGATTCATGCCGAGACCATTGCCGGCGTTGCCAATCTGGAACTGGCTGCCCTGTGTACGCGCACGCCTGAACGACTTGCAGAAATGGGCGAAAAATTCGGCGTCAAGAAGCTCTACCGCGATTATCACGACATGCTGGCCGATCCGAACATCGATGCGGTGTCGATCTGCACCATGTGGGACCAGCACCGTGAGCCGGCGATTGCCGCGCTGAAGGCCGGCAAGCATGTGTTCCTTGAAAAGCCGATAGCGTCCACAGTCGAGGACGGGCTGGCAATCACCGAGGCATCGAAGAGCGCCAAGGGCATTCTCTATATCGGCCACATCGTGCGCTTCAATCCACGCTACCGCATGGCCAAGCAGGCTATCGACGAAGGCCGCATCGGCAAGATTGTGGCCTTGTCTTCCCGCCGCAACATTCCAGCTGCATGGACACCGACCATTCTCGACAAGATCGGGCCGATTGTCGGCGATGCCATTCACGATACCGACATCATGCTCTGGTTTACCGGCCAGCGCATCGTTTCGGCGTATGCCCAGACCGTCGATGTGCGCGGGCTCAAGCATCCCGATATCGGACAGACCATGTACCGCTTTGCCGACGGCGCCAGCGCCACGCTGGAAACAGTCTGGTGCATGCCCGAAAAGACCCCCTTCGACATCGACGAGCGCATGTCGATCATCGGCACCGAGGGTATCATCCATGTCCAGGACACGTTCCCCAATCTGGGTATTGTCGACGGCGACCGGCTGCATTCGCCGGACACGACCTATTGGCCAATGTTCGAGGGTGTTCGCGGTGGCGCATTGCGTGACGAATTCACCTATTTCGCCACCTGTGCGCTGGATGGAAAGGAAGTGACAATCGGCACGCCCGAGGATGCGACCGCGGCTCTGGAGGCCACGCTTGCGGCCGAGGAATCGGCGCGGACCGGCAACGTGGTGAGGATCGGCTGA
- a CDS encoding alanine racemase — MTGLSELLHDELQPLQRTLDTLETPAVLIDADVADANLVRWQQRCDDLGLANRPHIKTHRSVAWAMRQLQLGASGITVQTVGEAEVMADGGIDDLFLTTNVLGAAKLARLGALARRTKLAVVADSDAVVDAVADAAREAGATITVLIECDTGGGRCGLADPAAIAAMAKRISATSGVQFGGLMTYPAAGKRQQSQKVLEAAIDACKAVGIAVPVVSSGGSPDMWSDEGLAPVTEYRAGTYIYNDRALLNHGTATLDQCAMTVLATVVSRPTADRAIIDAGSKALTSDLLGLDGYGMVLEHPEARIYQLNEEHGLIDISACSAKPEVGDRIHVLPNHTCVVTNLFDRLYVVSGGALLGALPVDARGRSG; from the coding sequence ATGACGGGATTGTCTGAACTGTTGCACGACGAACTGCAGCCGCTGCAGCGTACGCTGGACACGCTGGAAACCCCCGCGGTGTTGATTGACGCGGATGTTGCCGACGCCAATCTGGTCCGTTGGCAGCAGCGCTGCGACGATCTCGGCCTTGCCAACCGTCCGCATATCAAGACTCACCGCAGTGTCGCCTGGGCCATGCGCCAGTTGCAGTTGGGTGCAAGCGGCATCACCGTGCAGACCGTGGGCGAGGCGGAAGTCATGGCCGACGGCGGCATTGACGATCTTTTTCTGACCACCAATGTGCTGGGAGCGGCCAAGCTCGCGCGGCTTGGCGCGCTGGCGCGGCGGACAAAGCTTGCCGTGGTTGCCGACAGTGATGCGGTGGTTGATGCCGTCGCTGACGCTGCCCGCGAAGCTGGTGCAACCATCACCGTGCTGATCGAATGCGATACCGGCGGTGGCCGATGCGGGCTTGCCGATCCGGCAGCGATTGCCGCGATGGCTAAGCGGATTTCCGCTACCAGCGGTGTGCAGTTTGGCGGCCTGATGACCTACCCGGCCGCAGGCAAGCGCCAGCAATCACAGAAGGTTCTCGAGGCGGCCATCGACGCCTGCAAGGCGGTGGGCATCGCCGTGCCGGTGGTGTCGTCAGGCGGCAGTCCTGACATGTGGTCCGATGAGGGCTTGGCGCCAGTCACCGAGTACCGCGCCGGCACTTATATCTACAATGACCGGGCGCTGCTCAATCACGGCACCGCCACGCTCGATCAATGCGCCATGACGGTGCTGGCGACCGTGGTCAGCCGCCCCACCGCGGACCGTGCTATCATCGATGCCGGTTCGAAGGCGTTGACCAGCGATCTGCTCGGGCTTGATGGCTATGGCATGGTGCTTGAACATCCTGAAGCCAGAATCTATCAACTGAACGAGGAGCATGGTCTGATCGACATCTCGGCCTGCTCCGCAAAGCCGGAGGTAGGCGACCGCATCCATGTGCTGCCCAACCACACCTGTGTTGTCACCAATCTGTTTGACCGGCTTTATGTCGTATCCGGCGGCGCGCTTCTGGGCGCCTTACCCGTCGACGCACGTGGCCGCTCCGGCTGA
- a CDS encoding RidA family protein yields the protein MTKKQCFGASHVPLSPAVRAGDFVYVSGQVPVDSDGKIIDGGVGAQTAKALENVAAALALAGCELSDVVKTTVWLKRAEDFADFNAAYAPFFPKDPPARSTAESRLMIDILVEIEAIAYKPV from the coding sequence ATGACCAAAAAGCAGTGTTTCGGCGCATCACACGTACCGCTTTCACCCGCCGTCAGGGCAGGTGACTTCGTCTACGTTTCCGGTCAGGTCCCCGTTGACAGCGACGGCAAGATCATCGATGGCGGTGTCGGCGCACAGACGGCCAAGGCGCTTGAAAATGTTGCTGCGGCGTTGGCGCTGGCTGGGTGTGAGCTTTCGGATGTGGTCAAGACCACGGTCTGGCTCAAGCGGGCAGAAGACTTTGCCGACTTCAATGCCGCCTATGCGCCGTTTTTCCCCAAAGATCCGCCGGCCCGCTCGACTGCGGAATCACGGCTGATGATCGATATCCTGGTCGAGATCGAAGCCATCGCCTACAAGCCCGTCTGA
- a CDS encoding OsmC family protein — MTDQSDFHVGERAEAPPVPTQFEPSPFRKSRPPEPLHFEVNVVAEAHDRQKKSGVVQVNIPGFSPVKLYCDEQTPVGDDTAPPPLAFFSAGIAFCLMTHLTDILTARKIQVDSLRLEQRIRFMTNLGTMRELGHTTDGRCEKVETHVIIESPESEESIQALLAEAEGACMAHFALRNPIPWSTRLIHNNRELLHDEG; from the coding sequence ATGACAGATCAAAGCGATTTTCACGTAGGCGAGCGGGCCGAGGCTCCGCCAGTCCCAACCCAATTCGAGCCGTCGCCGTTTCGCAAATCCCGCCCGCCGGAGCCACTTCACTTCGAAGTCAATGTTGTTGCCGAAGCACATGACCGGCAGAAGAAGTCAGGTGTGGTCCAGGTCAACATTCCCGGATTCAGCCCGGTCAAACTATATTGCGACGAGCAGACGCCGGTCGGAGACGACACTGCACCGCCGCCGCTTGCGTTTTTCTCCGCCGGTATCGCCTTCTGTTTGATGACACACCTGACCGACATTCTCACGGCTCGTAAAATACAGGTGGATTCCCTGCGCCTTGAGCAACGGATCCGCTTCATGACAAATCTGGGCACGATGCGCGAACTCGGTCACACCACAGATGGGCGATGCGAAAAAGTCGAAACCCACGTCATTATCGAAAGCCCTGAATCCGAAGAGAGCATCCAGGCACTCCTGGCCGAGGCGGAAGGCGCATGCATGGCCCATTTCGCGCTGCGCAATCCGATCCCCTGGTCAACCCGACTGATACACAACAACCGCGAACTGCTGCATGACGAAGGCTGA
- a CDS encoding carboxymuconolactone decarboxylase family protein: MPWIDAIPYDQAEGPLKTIYDRVKGPGNKVDNILAMHSLRPHTLEGHMMLYKNVLHNSNNTVPKWFLETVGVWVSALNQCSYCVDHHFAGLRRLLKDDARSDEILAAITDRAIDRAPLDDAQKEALRYAEILTVAPKNLVQADVQKLRELGYSDGEILEINQVAAYFNYANRTVLGLGCSTDGETLGLSPNDSSKPDDWNHG, encoded by the coding sequence ATGCCATGGATTGATGCCATTCCCTACGATCAGGCCGAAGGGCCGCTCAAGACCATCTATGACCGGGTCAAGGGACCCGGCAACAAAGTCGACAACATTCTCGCCATGCACAGCCTGCGTCCGCATACGCTCGAAGGTCACATGATGCTGTACAAGAATGTGCTGCACAATTCCAACAACACGGTTCCGAAATGGTTTCTTGAAACCGTCGGCGTCTGGGTGAGCGCGCTCAACCAGTGCAGCTACTGCGTTGATCACCATTTTGCCGGTCTGAGAAGGCTGTTGAAGGATGACGCTCGCAGCGACGAGATCCTGGCGGCAATCACCGATCGCGCCATCGACCGTGCGCCGCTCGATGACGCTCAGAAGGAAGCCTTGCGCTACGCCGAAATACTGACGGTAGCGCCCAAAAACCTGGTTCAGGCCGACGTCCAGAAGCTGCGCGAACTGGGCTACAGCGATGGCGAAATCCTCGAGATCAATCAGGTGGCGGCCTATTTCAACTATGCCAACAGGACGGTGCTTGGTCTCGGCTGTTCCACCGATGGCGAAACTCTTGGCCTCTCACCCAATGATTCCAGCAAGCCCGATGACTGGAACCATGGATAA
- a CDS encoding ABC transporter ATP-binding protein — protein MIELSDVHVTFNPGTPLETKALRGVNLNVPEGQFLTVIGSNGAGKSTCLNLIAGLCRPASGTVAVAGDDISDWPIYRRSKFLSRVFQDPKMGTCEDLTILENFALAQGRTRPRGFRMAVTRTIKDEAAERLKVLGLGLENRLHDKVGLLSGGQRQAVSLLMATTGDTKVLLLDEHTAALDPKTAGFVLELTQSIVAELKLTVVMVTHSMAQALHVGDRTVMFHRGRIVTDIDGPKRAAMHVNDLLALFKQEQHEELSDDALLLG, from the coding sequence ATGATTGAACTTTCGGATGTCCATGTCACGTTCAATCCCGGAACACCGCTGGAAACCAAGGCCTTGCGTGGGGTCAACCTCAATGTTCCTGAAGGCCAGTTCCTGACCGTCATCGGTTCCAACGGCGCTGGAAAATCGACCTGCCTCAATCTCATTGCCGGCCTGTGCCGGCCTGCCAGCGGCACCGTGGCTGTCGCCGGGGACGATATTTCCGATTGGCCGATCTATCGGCGGTCGAAGTTCTTGAGCCGGGTTTTCCAGGATCCCAAGATGGGCACATGCGAGGATTTGACCATCCTCGAAAATTTCGCGCTGGCGCAAGGCCGAACCCGGCCGCGCGGGTTTCGCATGGCAGTCACCCGTACAATCAAGGACGAGGCAGCCGAGCGGTTGAAGGTGCTGGGGCTCGGTCTGGAAAACCGGCTCCACGACAAGGTCGGCCTGCTGTCGGGCGGCCAACGCCAGGCAGTAAGCCTGCTGATGGCCACGACCGGTGACACCAAGGTCTTGCTGCTGGACGAACATACCGCCGCGCTTGACCCGAAAACTGCCGGGTTCGTCCTCGAACTGACGCAGTCGATCGTTGCCGAACTGAAGCTCACGGTGGTCATGGTCACGCATTCGATGGCGCAGGCACTGCATGTTGGCGACCGCACGGTGATGTTTCACCGCGGCCGGATCGTCACCGACATCGACGGACCGAAACGCGCGGCCATGCATGTCAACGATCTGCTCGCGTTGTTCAAGCAAGAGCAGCACGAAGAACTCAGCGACGACGCATTGTTGCTCGGCTGA
- a CDS encoding ABC transporter permease, which produces MSLYEFLGTLETGFIFAIVALGAYLTFKILDFPDLTVEGSFPLGAAVCATLIVGFGVNPWLATLLAGGAGFAAGFVTAYLNVRFNILHILAGILVGIALYSLNLRIMTGPNKALLGVETVYSAFEGWGYPGYIVNPIFLGILVLVIKLLIDLLLATGLGISMRAAGANPAMAEANGVNVGNMKLFGVGLANFLTAVAGALFAQIFGAADAYMGIGVIIVGLASVIVGMSVLPSDTIARATAACIIGAVLYRLAVAAALNADFIGLQASDVQMVTAVLVAVALIVQQSGLSFLKIFKRRSND; this is translated from the coding sequence ATGTCCTTGTATGAATTTCTCGGCACGCTCGAGACCGGTTTCATTTTCGCAATTGTCGCGCTCGGCGCCTATCTGACATTCAAGATACTGGACTTTCCGGATCTGACGGTGGAAGGCAGCTTTCCGTTGGGCGCCGCCGTCTGCGCTACCTTGATTGTCGGGTTCGGCGTCAATCCCTGGCTGGCCACGCTGCTTGCGGGCGGCGCCGGCTTTGCCGCCGGGTTTGTTACCGCCTACCTCAATGTACGCTTCAATATCCTGCATATTCTGGCCGGCATTCTGGTTGGCATTGCGCTCTATTCGCTCAACCTTCGCATAATGACGGGGCCCAACAAGGCGCTGCTAGGGGTCGAAACAGTCTATTCGGCATTCGAGGGCTGGGGTTATCCGGGCTACATCGTCAACCCGATCTTCCTTGGCATTCTGGTGCTTGTCATCAAACTGCTGATTGACCTTCTGCTTGCCACGGGGCTCGGCATCTCGATGCGCGCCGCAGGAGCCAACCCGGCGATGGCGGAAGCAAACGGCGTCAATGTCGGCAACATGAAGCTGTTTGGCGTCGGGCTTGCGAACTTTCTCACCGCAGTCGCCGGTGCCCTGTTTGCACAGATCTTCGGCGCGGCCGACGCCTATATGGGGATCGGCGTCATCATCGTCGGACTGGCATCGGTAATCGTCGGCATGTCGGTCCTGCCCTCCGATACGATCGCCCGCGCGACTGCGGCCTGCATCATCGGGGCTGTGCTTTACCGGCTTGCGGTGGCGGCGGCGCTAAATGCCGATTTCATCGGGCTGCAGGCGTCCGATGTCCAAATGGTGACCGCAGTGCTGGTTGCTGTCGCCTTGATCGTGCAGCAATCGGGACTGTCGTTCCTGAAGATTTTCAAGAGGCGCAGCAATGATTGA
- a CDS encoding ABC transporter substrate-binding protein, producing MKVATLIRAGMLALATAAAPVAHAADMKTIAISTIVEVPSLMDGKQGIIDALADRGYIEGETLQIEYQNANGSMPTQQQIAKKFVGNAPDVIVPITTPTAQAMVASTKDIPIVFVMVTDPLKAKLIERYEQPGANVTGVSDAAPIGQQLNLMLEFLPDMKTVGFVYNPGLDNALAALAVLKEEAEKRNLTVVESAAPTTNEVILATKKLIGKVDAVYVPDDTTVVAAMEAIVKIGWDVKMPIFSGETSGVERGAAASVGLNYYAVGRLAGDMVADVLDGKPVGTIDAVIAKDLNDKFETLINKSSAEKMGLTVPQSTLDAATKIFE from the coding sequence ATGAAAGTCGCAACTCTCATTCGTGCTGGCATGCTTGCACTCGCAACGGCTGCAGCGCCGGTTGCCCACGCGGCCGATATGAAAACCATCGCGATTTCGACAATCGTCGAAGTGCCATCACTGATGGACGGCAAACAAGGCATCATCGATGCCCTTGCCGACCGCGGATATATCGAGGGAGAAACACTCCAGATCGAATATCAGAACGCCAATGGCAGCATGCCGACGCAGCAGCAGATCGCCAAGAAATTCGTCGGCAACGCGCCGGACGTGATCGTGCCGATCACCACCCCGACCGCGCAGGCCATGGTTGCCTCGACCAAGGACATCCCGATTGTTTTCGTCATGGTCACCGACCCGCTGAAAGCCAAACTGATCGAACGCTATGAACAGCCCGGAGCCAATGTCACCGGTGTCTCCGATGCCGCCCCGATCGGTCAGCAACTCAATCTAATGCTCGAATTCCTGCCCGACATGAAGACGGTCGGCTTTGTCTACAATCCCGGCCTCGACAATGCCTTGGCCGCGCTCGCTGTCCTCAAAGAAGAAGCTGAGAAACGCAATTTGACCGTTGTGGAATCGGCCGCGCCGACGACCAACGAGGTAATCCTGGCGACCAAGAAACTGATCGGCAAGGTCGATGCCGTCTATGTGCCTGACGACACCACAGTGGTCGCGGCGATGGAAGCCATCGTGAAGATCGGCTGGGACGTGAAAATGCCGATCTTTTCAGGCGAAACCAGCGGAGTGGAGCGCGGCGCTGCGGCTTCGGTCGGGCTCAACTATTATGCGGTTGGCCGGCTTGCCGGAGATATGGTTGCCGACGTTCTCGACGGCAAACCGGTGGGGACCATCGATGCCGTCATTGCCAAGGATCTCAATGACAAGTTCGAAACCCTCATCAACAAATCTTCGGCCGAGAAGATGGGATTGACGGTGCCGCAATCAACACTCGATGCGGCGACCAAGATATTCGAATAA
- a CDS encoding MarR family winged helix-turn-helix transcriptional regulator, with protein sequence MTDEHDYQLRGGLGFRFTRTSRLMEQHYERLLGELGLSRIMWCVLVMRGLYGIQSPSAMADYLGVDRAVISRVLGSMDRKGMISRIPLDGDKRGRDVHLTDLGKQKLDAFLPRAMETANYFRSKLTEDEFQQLNVILDKMMEGEDGALPSL encoded by the coding sequence ATGACCGACGAACATGACTATCAGCTGCGTGGGGGCCTGGGTTTCAGGTTTACCCGTACCTCACGGCTTATGGAGCAGCATTACGAACGGCTTCTGGGTGAACTGGGGCTGTCGCGCATCATGTGGTGCGTACTGGTGATGCGTGGCTTATATGGAATCCAGAGCCCGTCGGCGATGGCCGACTATCTGGGCGTGGACCGGGCTGTGATCTCGCGCGTCCTTGGTTCGATGGACCGTAAAGGCATGATTTCACGCATCCCTCTGGATGGTGACAAGCGGGGTCGGGACGTCCATCTCACCGACCTTGGCAAGCAGAAGCTTGACGCATTTTTGCCGCGTGCAATGGAGACGGCCAACTATTTCCGAAGCAAGCTTACAGAGGATGAGTTTCAACAACTCAACGTGATACTGGACAAGATGATGGAAGGCGAAGACGGCGCGCTGCCAAGCCTCTGA